The following coding sequences lie in one Zingiber officinale cultivar Zhangliang chromosome 2B, Zo_v1.1, whole genome shotgun sequence genomic window:
- the LOC122045051 gene encoding histone H2B-like, which yields MAPKAAEKKPAEKKPAASDKQAEEKEKKAAAEKAPAEKKPKAGKRLPSKDGSAAGVDKKKKKAKKGSETYKIYIFRVLKQVHPDIGISSKAMSIMNSFINDIFEKLAQEAVRLARYNKKPTITSREIQTSVRLVLPGELAKHAVSEGTKAVTKFTSS from the coding sequence ATGGCGCCTAAGGCCGCAGAGAAGAAGCCCGCGGAGAAGAAGCCCGCCGCCTCCGACAAGCaggcggaggagaaggagaagaaggccgCTGCGGAGAAAGCGCCGGCGGAAAAGAAGCCTAAGGCCGGCAAGCGCCTCCCATCCAAGGACGGCTCCGCTGCTGGCGTcgacaagaaaaagaagaaggcgaagAAGGGATCCGAGACCTATAAAATCTACATCTTCAGGGTGCTCAAGCAAGTTCACCCGGACATCGGGATCTCCAGCAAGGCCATGTCCATCATGAACTCCTTCATCAATGACATCTTCGAGAAGCTCGCCCAGGAGGCAGTCCGCCTTGCTCGCTACAACAAGAAGCCGACCATCACCTCCCGCGAGATCCAGACATCCGTCCGCCTGGTCCTTCCCGGTGAGCTCGCGAAGCATGCCGTCTCTGAGGGTACCAAGGCCGTCACCAAGTTCACCAGTTCTTGA